A window of the Teredinibacter franksiae genome harbors these coding sequences:
- a CDS encoding glycoside hydrolase family 3 C-terminal domain-containing protein — protein sequence MTNLFSRLPLALMLVLLCSCSEVEPQAPASAILPYQNTALEVTERVDDLVTRMSLSEKISQLYNDAPAIERLGVPAYDWWNEALHGVARAGKATVFPQAIGLAATFDEQLLNDVATVISDEARAKHHYFVENNQRVRYTGLTFWSPNVNIFRDPRWGRGQETYGEDPYLTGRLAIQFIKGLQGEHPQYLKSAAMAKHYAVHSGPEKSRHSDDYQPTPKDLYETYLPAFEAAVKEAKVESIMCAYNRVNGQPACGSDPLLKDILRGDWGFSGHVVSDCGALADFYGREDHAVIHSPAGAAAWALKSGTDLNCGTQRYSTYHNLDFALQREMVAMADIDNAVKRLFTTRFKLGMFDPAEQVPWSNTPISSVGAASHLQLTQKAAERSLVLLKNDGVLPLQKGTRVAVIGPNATNPSILVGNYHGDPIHPVSPLEGIRQFAGANNVSYAPGSPLIADQYGHYSVVDEKQLFHLNEKNQITPGLKADYYKADRKQARDDFREPFDQLAARVGEPAFSRIDPTIDFFWQRSPVDNQVRGEFGVNWQGLLMPSKSGQYLFKNDKGINILINGEHVDGPINLNADEQYTLQVYRTFLRTEWGNPIEPSIQLRWVNTSENFLANAVTAARKADVIIFTGGISAELEGEEMPVVLNGFDGGDRTHLQLPAEQRNLLQVLRALDKPIVMVNFSGSAMALNWEDQHLNAIVQAFYPGEATGSALANLLWGEFNPSGRLPVTFYKNVNDLPDFKDYSFNNRTYRYFKGDVLYPFGHGLSYTQFEYRNLQLPSTHSSSKALTLSVELHNTGKKAGADVIQLYLSMPDAPVNTPIRSLTRFKRVELDAGGQTSQVFTVSPKQLRYIDNEGISQPYKGKLHISIGSGQPGTVAATQIAQAKIEVN from the coding sequence ATGACCAACCTATTTTCGCGCTTGCCCTTGGCACTCATGCTCGTGCTACTTTGCTCATGTTCGGAGGTGGAGCCTCAGGCGCCTGCCTCGGCCATACTGCCCTACCAAAACACCGCGCTAGAGGTAACCGAGCGAGTAGATGATTTGGTGACCCGAATGTCGCTCTCGGAAAAAATTAGTCAACTCTACAACGATGCTCCAGCAATAGAACGATTAGGCGTACCGGCCTACGATTGGTGGAACGAAGCACTTCACGGTGTGGCCAGAGCCGGTAAGGCAACGGTTTTCCCGCAGGCGATTGGTCTAGCGGCCACCTTCGACGAACAGCTATTAAACGACGTTGCTACGGTGATATCCGATGAAGCGCGAGCCAAGCACCATTACTTCGTAGAGAATAACCAGCGAGTGCGCTATACAGGCCTCACATTTTGGTCGCCCAACGTGAATATTTTTCGCGATCCACGCTGGGGACGTGGCCAGGAAACCTACGGCGAAGACCCTTACCTAACCGGTCGCCTCGCCATCCAATTCATTAAAGGTTTGCAGGGCGAACACCCTCAGTATTTAAAATCGGCGGCCATGGCTAAGCACTACGCGGTACACAGTGGCCCGGAAAAATCGCGTCATTCCGACGACTACCAACCAACGCCAAAAGACCTGTACGAAACCTACCTACCAGCATTTGAAGCGGCTGTTAAAGAAGCCAAAGTAGAATCGATTATGTGTGCATACAACCGGGTAAATGGACAGCCCGCCTGCGGCAGCGACCCGTTACTCAAAGACATACTGCGCGGCGACTGGGGTTTTAGTGGCCATGTAGTCTCAGATTGCGGGGCACTGGCCGACTTTTATGGGCGCGAAGATCACGCCGTTATTCATTCACCCGCCGGTGCGGCCGCCTGGGCGCTAAAAAGCGGAACCGACCTGAATTGCGGGACTCAGCGCTATAGCACTTACCATAATTTGGATTTTGCCCTGCAGCGAGAAATGGTTGCCATGGCCGACATTGATAACGCGGTAAAGCGATTGTTTACCACTCGCTTTAAACTCGGCATGTTCGACCCAGCAGAACAAGTGCCTTGGTCGAATACACCCATTAGCAGCGTTGGCGCTGCCAGCCACTTACAACTTACGCAAAAAGCCGCTGAGCGATCATTGGTGCTGCTTAAAAACGACGGCGTACTGCCACTGCAAAAAGGTACCCGCGTTGCTGTCATTGGCCCTAACGCCACTAACCCTTCTATCCTTGTCGGAAACTATCACGGAGATCCCATTCACCCTGTTTCACCCCTCGAAGGCATTCGCCAGTTCGCAGGCGCCAACAACGTTAGTTATGCCCCAGGCTCGCCTTTAATCGCCGATCAATATGGCCATTACAGCGTAGTAGATGAAAAACAACTGTTTCATCTAAACGAAAAAAACCAAATTACCCCCGGATTAAAAGCCGATTACTACAAGGCTGACCGCAAACAGGCTCGTGACGATTTTCGTGAACCATTCGACCAGCTCGCAGCACGGGTGGGCGAACCCGCATTCAGTCGCATAGATCCAACCATCGATTTTTTCTGGCAGCGATCACCGGTAGATAATCAGGTGCGTGGCGAATTTGGCGTTAACTGGCAAGGTCTACTGATGCCAAGCAAATCAGGTCAATACTTATTTAAAAACGATAAAGGTATCAATATTCTTATTAACGGCGAACATGTTGATGGCCCTATCAACCTCAACGCTGATGAACAATACACGCTACAGGTTTACCGCACGTTCTTACGAACAGAATGGGGAAACCCTATAGAGCCATCAATTCAATTACGCTGGGTAAATACATCGGAAAACTTTTTAGCCAATGCGGTGACAGCCGCACGCAAGGCCGACGTCATTATTTTCACCGGCGGTATTTCCGCTGAGCTAGAAGGTGAAGAAATGCCCGTTGTGCTCAATGGCTTTGACGGCGGCGACCGTACCCATCTGCAACTCCCTGCCGAACAACGCAATCTACTGCAAGTACTACGCGCACTCGACAAACCCATCGTAATGGTCAATTTTAGCGGCAGTGCCATGGCATTAAACTGGGAAGATCAACACCTGAATGCCATCGTTCAAGCGTTCTACCCAGGAGAAGCAACAGGCAGCGCACTTGCGAACTTACTCTGGGGAGAATTTAACCCCTCTGGCCGGCTACCCGTTACCTTCTATAAAAACGTAAACGATTTACCCGATTTTAAAGACTACAGCTTCAATAACCGAACCTATCGCTACTTTAAAGGTGATGTGCTCTACCCATTCGGCCACGGGTTGAGCTACACCCAATTCGAATATCGCAACCTTCAATTACCGAGTACGCACTCTTCGAGCAAAGCTTTAACGTTAAGCGTTGAGTTACACAATACGGGTAAAAAGGCAGGAGCAGACGTTATACAGCTTTACTTGAGTATGCCCGACGCACCGGTCAACACACCCATTCGATCACTCACCCGCTTTAAACGTGTGGAACTCGACGCAGGGGGCCAAACCTCACAAGTCTTTACCGTCAGCCCCAAACAGCTTCGTTACATTGACAACGAGGGTATTTCACAACCCTACAAAGGAAAACTGCACATCAGCATTGGTTCCGGTCAACCCGGAACTGTTGCAGCCACACAAATTGCCCAAGCCAAGATTGAAGTGAACTAA
- a CDS encoding alpha-glucuronidase family glycosyl hydrolase, whose amino-acid sequence MKTATRTRLQLLIFVAACCVSHFACAQFYFENNDGYRLWQKYDTIEDKVTRQQMREKLKTLNISGNSATTKIIREELKYALTGLLGHPPRLSQKLEDQQLIIGTPETLPKKVYSQLNPLEKLGEEGYRIRSLTVQGKNLTVIIGNSDTAILYGTYHLLRLIQTHTNISALNITEIPKIDIRVLNHWDNLDRHVERGYAGESIWDWHKLPDYKYQRYYDYARANASIGINGTVLNNVNANPDILRPEYLQKVAALAEVFRPYGIKVYLSINFSSPHIIGGLKTSDPLNSEVAQWWKSKADEIYQLIPDFGGFLVKANSEGQPGPGDFGRTHAEGANMLADVLEPHGGIVMWRAFVYANEKNEERSKQAYSEFKPLDGQFRKNVLVQSKNGPIDFQPREPISPLFGATPQTPIMMEFQITLEYLGLSTHLVYLGPLYEEVLNTDTGAKGKGSTVGKIIDGSLFNNTISGMAGVANIGSDRNWTGHIMLQSNWYVFGRLAWNHEQTAKDIANDWIRMTLTNDHETVNTISNMMMASRETTVNYMTPLGLHHIMGTGHHYGPGPWVNNLGRDDWNPVYYHRADSQGIGFNRSATGVNAIEQYHPELRQLYAKPETTPDEFLLWFHHLPWEYKMKSGKSLWDELTHHYYQGAENVKQMHKEWLKLESKIDPHPFNQVKMALEIQEQEAIWWRNACVLYFQQFSRLPIPSGLEKPQGTLAEYKAAQFPYAPGQGG is encoded by the coding sequence ATGAAGACAGCAACCCGAACACGCTTACAGCTATTAATTTTTGTCGCAGCCTGCTGCGTTAGCCACTTTGCTTGTGCGCAATTCTATTTTGAGAACAACGATGGTTATCGACTTTGGCAAAAATACGACACCATAGAAGACAAGGTCACACGCCAACAAATGCGCGAAAAGCTCAAAACGCTGAATATTAGCGGCAATTCCGCCACAACAAAGATTATTCGCGAAGAATTAAAGTACGCACTAACGGGTTTACTCGGGCACCCGCCTCGCTTAAGTCAAAAGCTTGAAGACCAACAGCTCATTATCGGTACTCCTGAAACACTACCGAAAAAGGTCTACAGTCAGCTCAACCCTCTAGAGAAGCTTGGAGAAGAAGGCTATAGAATTCGCAGCCTGACCGTACAGGGCAAAAACTTAACGGTCATTATTGGAAATAGCGATACCGCCATACTTTACGGCACTTACCACCTGCTACGGCTGATCCAAACGCATACGAATATTTCAGCGCTGAATATTACCGAAATCCCCAAAATAGATATTCGTGTACTCAACCACTGGGACAACCTCGATCGCCATGTAGAGCGCGGCTACGCGGGCGAATCGATTTGGGATTGGCACAAATTACCCGATTATAAATACCAGCGCTACTACGACTATGCACGGGCCAACGCATCTATTGGTATCAACGGCACAGTACTAAACAATGTAAACGCCAACCCCGATATTTTGCGCCCAGAATATTTGCAGAAGGTGGCTGCTCTGGCAGAAGTATTCCGCCCTTACGGTATTAAAGTGTACCTCTCGATAAACTTTAGTTCGCCACACATTATTGGCGGGCTAAAAACCTCAGACCCCCTTAATTCAGAAGTCGCGCAATGGTGGAAATCTAAAGCGGATGAAATTTATCAGCTGATTCCCGACTTCGGCGGCTTTCTGGTAAAAGCCAATTCCGAAGGACAACCCGGCCCCGGGGACTTCGGCCGAACCCATGCGGAGGGAGCCAACATGCTTGCTGACGTGCTAGAACCTCATGGTGGCATAGTCATGTGGCGAGCCTTTGTTTACGCCAACGAAAAAAATGAAGAACGCAGCAAACAGGCTTATTCGGAATTCAAACCGCTGGATGGCCAGTTCCGCAAAAATGTTTTGGTCCAATCTAAAAACGGTCCCATCGACTTTCAACCACGAGAGCCCATTAGCCCTTTGTTTGGTGCAACACCCCAAACACCCATCATGATGGAATTTCAAATCACCCTGGAATATCTGGGCCTTAGTACTCACCTTGTGTATTTAGGTCCGCTGTACGAGGAAGTATTAAACACCGACACTGGCGCCAAGGGTAAAGGTTCCACCGTTGGTAAAATTATCGACGGCTCGCTATTTAACAACACCATTTCAGGTATGGCAGGTGTCGCCAATATTGGCAGTGACCGAAACTGGACCGGCCATATTATGTTGCAGTCCAACTGGTATGTGTTTGGCCGTTTGGCATGGAATCATGAGCAAACAGCTAAAGATATCGCCAACGACTGGATTCGCATGACATTAACCAACGACCACGAAACCGTAAACACCATTTCAAATATGATGATGGCTTCACGAGAAACCACCGTGAACTACATGACCCCTCTCGGGCTCCACCATATTATGGGTACCGGACACCACTACGGACCTGGCCCTTGGGTAAACAACCTGGGCCGCGACGACTGGAACCCCGTTTATTATCATCGTGCCGACAGCCAAGGCATAGGCTTTAACCGGTCGGCCACTGGCGTAAATGCTATTGAGCAATACCACCCTGAGCTACGTCAACTTTACGCAAAGCCAGAAACAACGCCAGACGAATTTTTATTGTGGTTCCATCATCTACCTTGGGAATACAAAATGAAATCGGGGAAAAGCCTTTGGGATGAATTAACACATCACTATTACCAAGGTGCAGAAAATGTAAAACAGATGCACAAAGAATGGCTGAAGCTCGAAAGCAAAATAGACCCTCACCCGTTTAACCAAGTGAAAATGGCCCTTGAGATTCAAGAGCAAGAAGCCATCTGGTGGCGCAATGCCTGCGTGCTATATTTCCAGCAATTTTCTCGATTACCTATTCCTAGTGGCCTAGAAAAACCACAAGGTACTCTGGCGGAGTACAAAGCCGCACAATTCCCCTATGCACCAGGGCAGGGTGGGTAA
- a CDS encoding TIR domain-containing protein, translating to MAQVFLSYSRRDEETVFKIRKSLERRGIDVWIDQDDIGTGSRWDIQIEQGIQESRIILVVLSPASVESPNVGDEWSYALDKGKHIIPVMLELCEVPMRIASLQRIEFFENFEKGMANLAAAILEDKNVARAAGKRRKPFNVEKFFSALKPVVAIAFVAAIIGGGYYGYQNYWSWVQMPEQLVGQPLDLVRHQLKEKQVSVGLVYVEHADGEAGTVLSITPVSGSTTKRFSTATVRVVADKVGIPDVLKKPYQQAMADLVGKGFRLNVVREVRADVEVGSVFKMLPSASEAVEKHAVITLYVAGKGGWIFLEKGESGEIVTLDKSFNLRESPVSTKGAKKNVIGKLAKDTPVLINTAHADGWRNVRVIDPAEV from the coding sequence ATGGCGCAGGTATTTCTCAGTTATTCCCGTAGGGATGAAGAAACGGTATTTAAAATAAGGAAATCGTTGGAGCGGCGGGGTATTGATGTCTGGATAGATCAGGACGATATAGGCACTGGTTCGCGTTGGGACATTCAAATCGAACAGGGTATACAGGAAAGCCGTATTATTTTGGTCGTGCTTTCACCCGCTTCAGTAGAATCGCCCAATGTTGGTGACGAGTGGAGTTATGCACTGGATAAGGGTAAACACATTATTCCGGTGATGCTGGAGCTGTGCGAAGTGCCTATGCGCATTGCCAGTTTACAGCGTATTGAATTTTTTGAAAATTTTGAAAAGGGTATGGCAAATTTAGCCGCCGCTATTCTTGAAGACAAAAATGTTGCGCGTGCAGCAGGTAAACGTCGAAAACCGTTTAACGTTGAAAAGTTTTTTTCCGCACTAAAACCTGTGGTTGCTATTGCGTTTGTAGCTGCAATTATTGGTGGCGGTTATTACGGCTACCAAAACTACTGGTCGTGGGTGCAAATGCCAGAACAGCTTGTGGGGCAACCTCTGGATTTGGTGCGCCACCAGTTGAAAGAAAAGCAGGTGTCTGTTGGGTTGGTGTATGTTGAACATGCAGACGGCGAAGCTGGCACGGTACTGAGCATTACCCCCGTCTCTGGCTCCACTACAAAGCGTTTTAGCACGGCGACCGTGCGCGTGGTTGCGGATAAGGTTGGTATCCCCGATGTACTCAAAAAACCCTACCAACAGGCCATGGCCGACCTAGTTGGTAAAGGCTTCAGATTGAACGTTGTGCGCGAAGTGAGAGCTGACGTTGAGGTTGGCTCCGTTTTTAAAATGCTGCCAAGCGCTTCTGAAGCTGTGGAAAAGCACGCGGTTATAACGCTATATGTTGCTGGCAAGGGTGGCTGGATATTTTTGGAAAAAGGAGAGTCGGGCGAAATAGTTACGCTAGATAAAAGCTTCAATCTTCGTGAGTCGCCCGTGAGTACCAAGGGTGCCAAGAAAAATGTTATCGGCAAGCTGGCAAAGGATACCCCTGTGCTCATCAATACAGCACACGCCGACGGTTGGCGTAACGTGCGCGTGATTGACCCTGCTGAGGTTTAA
- a CDS encoding endo-1,4-beta-xylanase, with product MTLTRRQFLIHAAAATTSFASLKAIAWGKAASEFGLKDQFKDDFYIGTALSGRKIREAEPRYMSRIGREFNALTMENSMKWEAVRPQEGVWRWENVDRFVALGEKLNAYRVGHVLVWHAQTPEWVFSKPNGDLRSRKDLAGLMEAHIQTYVDRYKGRIHAWDVVNEAIDGGKAWRKSHWYNILGEGYIDRAFNCAHDADPKAHLIYNDYNMDQPHKREQLLSYIRRAKKRGVPIHGVGLQSHVGLSFPNIDQFEQSIEAFAAEGMRIHITELDMDVLPVAWEHVGAEISTRFEYSKELNPYPNGLPMDVEQLMVERYVQFFKLFLKHRDKIDRVTFWGVGDGESWKNDFPVIGRTNYPLLFDRDYKKKKCYHAIAALGHTKPQ from the coding sequence ATGACGCTTACCCGCAGACAATTTCTAATTCATGCTGCCGCTGCAACGACTTCCTTTGCATCACTAAAAGCTATTGCTTGGGGAAAAGCTGCGTCGGAGTTTGGGCTGAAAGACCAATTTAAAGATGACTTTTATATTGGTACAGCCTTGAGTGGCCGTAAAATTCGCGAAGCTGAACCCCGCTATATGTCACGTATTGGCCGTGAGTTTAATGCGCTTACCATGGAAAACAGCATGAAGTGGGAGGCGGTGCGGCCCCAAGAGGGCGTATGGCGCTGGGAGAATGTGGACCGATTTGTTGCGCTAGGTGAAAAGCTAAATGCCTATCGCGTGGGGCACGTGTTGGTGTGGCATGCACAAACACCCGAGTGGGTTTTCAGCAAGCCTAATGGCGACCTCCGTTCGCGTAAGGATTTAGCGGGGTTGATGGAGGCTCATATTCAAACCTATGTCGACCGCTATAAAGGGCGCATTCATGCCTGGGATGTGGTTAACGAAGCTATTGATGGCGGCAAAGCGTGGCGGAAAAGCCATTGGTACAATATTTTGGGTGAGGGGTATATCGATAGGGCGTTTAATTGTGCCCATGATGCTGACCCTAAGGCCCATTTAATTTATAACGACTACAATATGGATCAGCCTCATAAACGTGAGCAATTACTGAGCTATATTCGTCGCGCGAAGAAGCGAGGCGTGCCGATTCATGGTGTTGGATTGCAAAGCCATGTTGGTTTATCGTTTCCCAATATTGACCAATTCGAACAAAGTATTGAGGCCTTTGCCGCAGAGGGTATGCGTATCCATATTACCGAGCTGGATATGGATGTATTGCCGGTGGCTTGGGAACATGTTGGTGCAGAAATTTCGACACGGTTTGAATATTCTAAAGAGTTGAACCCTTACCCCAACGGCCTGCCCATGGACGTGGAGCAGCTTATGGTAGAGCGTTATGTGCAATTTTTTAAGCTGTTCTTGAAGCACCGAGATAAAATTGATCGCGTAACTTTTTGGGGCGTTGGTGACGGCGAGAGCTGGAAAAATGATTTCCCCGTTATTGGTAGAACCAATTACCCGCTACTGTTCGACCGCGATTACAAAAAGAAAAAATGCTATCACGCTATTGCTGCCCTCGGACATACCAAACCACAATGA
- the grxD gene encoding Grx4 family monothiol glutaredoxin yields MDVMESIKKQIEDNTVILFMKGSPNAPQCGFSMKASQAVMACGHRFAYVDVLSNPEIRANLPKYANWPTFPQLWVNGELVGGCDIITEMSESGELKPLIDAAAPAEEAGE; encoded by the coding sequence ATGGATGTCATGGAAAGCATCAAAAAGCAGATTGAAGACAATACCGTTATCCTTTTCATGAAGGGCTCGCCCAACGCCCCTCAGTGTGGCTTTTCCATGAAAGCTTCACAAGCGGTTATGGCCTGTGGTCATCGTTTTGCTTATGTCGATGTTCTGTCTAACCCTGAGATTCGTGCGAATCTACCAAAGTATGCCAATTGGCCAACATTTCCCCAGCTTTGGGTGAACGGTGAGTTGGTTGGTGGTTGCGACATTATTACCGAGATGAGCGAAAGCGGTGAGCTTAAGCCGCTGATCGACGCGGCCGCGCCTGCAGAAGAGGCGGGTGAGTAA